From the genome of Papaver somniferum cultivar HN1 chromosome 2, ASM357369v1, whole genome shotgun sequence, one region includes:
- the LOC113352593 gene encoding ciliogenesis-associated TTC17-interacting protein-like, with translation MGYFLADGIYPKLTTIVQDFSQTLDIPDYVRFNKYQMDKIKDVERAFGVLRGISINAPKLRNDLVKHIDARPSRGGHAANLSSLEGSDMEYVVLPSSEGDYDDTDLEEEVVPDQNEDGVFDYYGDYNDQIPYDFEHAVEHVYGDGHMGDGYEHDGDDDEDYGDEEDYDDDHKEDDDDEDSDCDGDVAYNDAGMYDDDVEE, from the exons ATGGGTTATTTCTTAGCCGATGGTATTTATCCAAAGTTGACTACAATTGtacaagatttctctcagacatTGGACATTCCCGACTATGTGAGATTCAACAAGTATCAAATGGATAAAATAAAGGATGTCGAGCGTGCTTTTGGAGTGCTTCGGGGGATCTCCAT AAATgcacctaaactaagaaatgatcTTGTCAAGCACATTGATGCGCGTCCTAGTAGAGGAGGTCATGCAGCGAACTTGTCTAGTTTGGAGGGTTCAGATATGGAATACGTGGTACTTCCATCATCAGAAGGAGATTATGATGATACAGATTTAGAAGAAGAAGTAGTTCCTGATCAAAACGAGGATGGAGTATTTGATTATTATGGAGATTACAATGATCAAATCCCATATGACTTTGAACATGCAGTTGAACATGTATATGGAGACGGACATATGGGAGACGGATATGAACATGATGGAGATGACGATGAGGATTATGGCGATGAGGAGGATTATGACGATGACCATAAGGAggacgatgatgatgaggatTCTGACTGTGACGGTGATGTTGCGTACAATGATGCAGGTAtgtatgatgatgatgttgaggaaTAA
- the LOC113354391 gene encoding xyloglucan 6-xylosyltransferase 2-like: MLERCFGVHLARAVNGKIILLCLFTVVIVLCGTIGSEKFGSRPKPDFVELQNTVTTARATPATNCSSISTSASNGSATLESIKLDVDEEEDEVVNLNQTYSLGPKVSDWDKKRSKWLRKNPDVPNFIGPNKPRVLLVSGSSPKPCETPFGDHYQLKSIKNKIDYCRLHKIEIFYNFATLDAQMDGFWSKLPLIRKLLLTQPGIEFLWWMDSDAMFTDMTFEIPWERYKDHNLVLHGWDEKVYNEKHWVGLNTGSFLLRNCQWTLDLLDAWAAMGPKGMTRVEAGKVLTKELTDRPDFEADDQSAMIYLLVTQREKWGDKVYLESAYFLHGFWDIIVDRYEEMVEKYHPGLGDDRWPLVTHFVGCKPCGKYASYPMDKCLKQMDRAFNFGDNQILQMLGFTHKPLDSWRVKRIQNTS; this comes from the coding sequence ATGCTGGAACGATGCTTTGGCGTTCATTTAGCCAGAGCTGTTAACGGTAAGATCATTCTTCTCTGCCTCTTCACGGTTGTTATCGTTCTTTGTGGAACTATTGGTAGTGAAAAATTTGGAAGTCGCCCAAAACCTGATTTCGTTGAGCTCCAAAATACTGTAACCACGGCAAGAGCCACTCCTGCTACTAATTGTTCCAGCATTAGTACTTCTGCTTCCAACGGTTCTGCTACACTCGAGTCGATAAAACTAGACGTTGACGAGGAAGAAGACGAGGTTGTCAACTTGAACCAAACATATAGTTTGGGTCCTAAGGTTTCAGATTGGGATAAGAAAAGATCAAAATGGCTCAGGAAAAACCCTGATGTTCCAAATTTTATCGGTCCGAATAAGCCTAGAGTTCTTTTAGTTAGCGGTTCATCACCAAAGCCTTGCGAGACTCCATTTGGCGATCATTACCAGTTGAAGTCTATTAAGAACAAGATTGATTATTGTCGGCTTCATAAGATTGAGATATTTTACAACTTTGCTACTCTAGATGCACAGATGGATGGTTTTTGGTCTAAGCTTCCACTTATCAGGAAACTTTTACTGACTCAGCCTGGGATTGAGTTTCTCTGGTGGATGGATAGTGATGCAATGTTTACTGATATGACATTTGAGATTCCATGGGAAAGATATAAGGATCATAATTTAGTACTTCATGGCTGGGACGAGAAGGTTTATAATGAGAAGCATTGGGTTGGGTTGAACACCGGAAGTTTTTTGCTTAGAAATTGTCAATGGACACTTGATCTCTTAGATGCTTGGGCGGCAATGGGTCCAAAAGGAATGACCAGAGTTGAAGCCGGGAAAGTCCTGACTAAGGAACTTACAGATCGACCGGACTTTGAAGCGGATGATCAATCTGCAATGATTTATCTTCTAGTTACACAAAGGGAGAAATGGGGTGACAAAGTTTACCTTGAAAGTGCTTACTTTTTGCATGGGTTCTGGGATATCATCGTCGATAGATATGAagaaatggttgagaaatatcatCCAGGGCTAGGGGATGATCGATGGCCACTTGTTACTCACTTTGTTGGTTGCAAGCCATGTGGGAAGTATGCGTCCTATCCAATGGACAAATGCTTGAAACAGATGGATAGAGCTTTCAATTTTGGCGATAATCAGATATTACAAATGCTTGGGTTCACCCATAAACCATTGGATAGTTGGAGAGTCAAGAGAATTCAAAACACTTCGTAA
- the LOC113350248 gene encoding xyloglucan 6-xylosyltransferase 2-like has translation MLERWFGPNKARQIQRGIRHGKITVLCLFMTVLVLRGTIGAGKFGTPEQDFLEIRDHLYFKRAEPHRVLTEISETTDTNTNSYVAFDPMKLAVDEEDDGPKRDPNQPYSLGPKITDWDEQRGRWLEKNPSFPNYVLPNKPRVLLVTGSSPKPCENPVGDHYLLKSIKNKIDYCRLHGIDVFYNFALLDAEMAGFWAKLPLIRKLLLSHPEVEFLWWMDSDAMFTDMAFEIPWERYREHNFVMHGWKEMVYDEKNWIGLNTGSFLLRNCQWTLDLLDAWAPMGPKGKVRDDAGKILTRELKNRPVFEADDQSAMIYILATQREKWGDKVYLENHYYLHGYWGILVDNYEEYMEKYHPGLGDHRWPLVTHFVGCKPCGKFGDYSVERCLTQMDRAFNFGDNQILQMYGFTHQTLSSRKVKRIRNETDAPLEVKDELGLLHPPFKAIRVIPSS, from the coding sequence ATGCTGGAAAGGTGGTTTGGACCGAACAAAGCCCGACAGATACAAAGAGGAATCCGTCATGGTAAGATTACTGTACTCTGTTTATTCATGACCGTTCTTGTTCTTCGTGGTACAATCGGTGCTGGTAAATTCGGTACACCTGagcaagattttcttgagattcgTGATCATCTTTACTTTAAGCGGGCCGAGCCTCACCGTGTGCTAACTGAAATCTCAGAAACAACCGATACCAATACTAATAGTTATGTGGCGTTTGATCCGATGAAATTAGctgttgatgaagaagatgatggaccGAAGCGTGATCCAAATCAACCTTATAGTTTAGGACCTAAAATTACTGATTGGGACGAACAAAGGGGTAGATGGTTAGAAAAGAATCCTAGTTTTCCTAATTATGTTTTACCTAATAAACCTAGGGTTTTATTAGTTACTGGATCGTCTCCAAAACCTTGTGAGAATCCTGTTGGTGATCATTACTTGTTGAAATCCATTAAGAATAAGATCGATTACTGTCGGTTACATGGTATTGACGTGTTTTATAATTTTGCGCTTTTAGATGCTGAAATGGCTGGGTTTTGGGCTAAACTTCCATTGATTAGGAAATTGTTGTTGTCTCATCCTGAAGTTGAGTTTTTATGGTGGATGGATAGTGATGCTATGTTTACTGATATGGCGTTTGAGATCCCGTGGGAACGGTATAGAGAGCATAATTTTGTGATGCATGGTTGGAAGGAAATGGTGTATGATGAGAAGAATTGGATTGGGTTGAATACTGGTAGTTTTCTGCTCAGAAATTGTCAGTGGACACTTGATCTTTTGGATGCTTGGGCACCTATGGGACCGAAAGGGAAGGTTAGAGATGATGCTGGGAAGATTCTTACTAGGGAACTTAAGAATCGACCTGTTTTCGAAGCTGATGATCAGTCTGCAATGATTTATATCTTGGCGACGCAAAGAGAGAAATGGGGCGACAAGGTTTATCTCGAGAATCATTATTATCTGCATGGTTACTGGGGGATTTTGGTTGACAATTATGAAGAGTATATGGAGAAGTATCATCCTGGTTTAGGTGACCATAGATGGCCTCTTGTTACTCATTTTGTGGGTTGTAAGCCTTGTGGAAAGTTTGGTGATTATTCAGTTGAGAGATGCTTGACTCAAATGGACAGGGCATTTAACTTTGGGGATAATCAGATTTTGCAGATGTATGGGTTTACTCATCAAACGCTGTCGAGTAGAAAAGTGAAGAGGATTCGAAACGAAACAGATGCTCCATTGGAAGTCAAAGATGAACTGGGTTTGCTTCATCCTCCATTCAAAGCTATCAGGGTCATACCTTCTTCATGA